One window from the genome of Hippocampus zosterae strain Florida chromosome 7, ASM2543408v3, whole genome shotgun sequence encodes:
- the LOC127603228 gene encoding disintegrin and metalloproteinase domain-containing protein 11-like isoform X4: protein MRALQTASTGHRVLSGWRPSAALRLPAASRSPPRRRPHHPVGQRRDYASTMRAVRCLLFAAVFARCSVTGLREGWQPPTKDLVQPKRLLQQIHSQGELLHSHLDTRVQNPSGAAQPVHLARSSFRVEAFGNSFILDLELNHHLLSTDYVERHFEEDGQPSQIKGGEHCYYHGRVRGLPRSWVAVSTCRGLWGMFSDGNVSYAIEPAATGEADHVVYRVPLADFLLFPPPASGVNGGRTGAGGGDAKRRDRDERPAPGAKEKLANGGGRAKRQARQGQRTVQTETKYIELMVVNDHQLFVQQRRSTSQTKNFAKAVVNMADAIYKDQLNTRIVLVAMETWSIENRISVGDDALLTLRDFMKYRRASVRERCDAAHLLSGRTFMSSRSEAAYIGGVCSLSRGGGINEFGAVGPMAITLCQSLGQNIGMLRSKDRPAAGDCRCPDPWLGCIMEDTGYYLPRKFSRCSVDEYLRFLQQGGGSCLFNKPSKLLDPPECGNGHVELGEECDCGTLVECARDGANCCKKCTLTHNAMCSNGLCCRDCKYELRGVTCRQAVNDCDIPETCVGDSSQCPHNVHKLDGYTCEAGQGRCYGGRCKTRDSQCRSLWGYDAADRFCYEKLNSEGTEKGNCGPAPGGHGWMHCNKQDVLCGLLLCTNVTEKPSMGELRGKLTGLTVHHHNRYLDCRGGHAVLDDGSDLGYVEDGTPCGPNMMCLERRCLPVAAFNVSACPGWSASRSCSHHGTCSNEVKCICDRDYTGKDCSVFDPVPIPTPNEGPEKHQGPSGTNIIIGSVAGAILLVAIVLGGTGWGFKNIRRGRYDPAFES, encoded by the exons ATGCGAGCGCTCCAAACGGCGTCCACGGGGCACCGCGTTCTTTCGGGCTGGCGGCCGTCCGCCGCGCTCCGGTTACCCGCCGCCTCCCGCTCGCCCCCTCGACGGCGCCCGCACCACCCAGTAGGACAGCGGCGGGACTATGCGAGCACCATGCGGGCTGTGAGATGTCTGCTGTTCGCCGCGGTGTTTGCACGCTGTTCCGTGACGG GTCTGAGGGAGGGCTGGCAGCCCCCCACCAAAGATCTGGTGCAACCCAAGAGGCTCCTGCAGCAGATCCACTCCCAGGGCGAGCTTCTCCACAGCCACCTCGACACCCGTGTCCAGAACCCCTCTGGGGCGGCGCAG CCCGTGCACTTGGCCCGGAGCAGCTTCCGGGTGGAGGCCTTTGGCAACTCGTTTATCCTCGACCTGGAACTCAACCA TCATCTCCTGTCGACGGACTATGTGGAGAGACACTTTGAAGAGGACGGGCAGCCGTCCCAGATTAAG GGAGGAGAACACTGTTACTATCACGGGCGCGTGCGAGGGCTGCCCCGATCCTGGGTGGCTGTGTCCACCTGCCGCGGCCTGtg GGGGATGTTCTCCGACGGGAACGTCTCGTACGCTATCGAACCCGCGGCTACTGGCGAG GCGGACCACGTGGTGTATCGCGTGCCTCTCGCCGACTTCCTCCTGTTTCCGCCTCCAG CGAGCGGCGTGAACGGCGGGCGGACGGGCGCCGGTGGGGGAGACGCGAAGAGGCGGGACAGAGACGAGCGGCCTGCGCCGGGGGCAAAGGAGAAGCTCGCCAACGGCGGCGGACGAGCAAAACGACAA GCTCGTCAGGGTCAGCGCACCGTGCAGACGGAGACCAAATACATCGAGCTGATGGTCGTCAACGATCACCAACTG TTTGTCCAACAGCGTCGCTCGACCTCTCAGACCAAGAACTTCGCCAAGGCGGTGGTGAACATGGCCGACGCG ATCTACAAAGATCAGCTCAACACGCGCATCGTACTGGTCGCCATGGAAACCTGGTCCATTGAAAACCGCATCTCCGTGGGCGACGACGCCCTGCTCACCCTGCGCGACTTCATGAAGTACCGCCGGGCAAGCGTCCGCGAGCGCTGCGACGCCGCGCACCTCCTCTC CGGGAGGACCTTCATGAGCAGCCGCAGCGAGGCCGCCTACATCGGCGGAGTCTGCTCACTCAGCAGAGGCGGCGGCATCAACGAG TTTGGCGCCGTGGGTCCCATGGCCATCACGCTGTGCCAGAGTCTGGGCCAGAACATCGGAATGCTGAGGAGCAAGGACAGGCCTGCCGCAG GAGACTGCAGGTGTCCAGACCCTTGGTTAGGATGCATCATGGAGGACACCGG CTATTACCTGCCCAGGAAGTTCTCTCGCTGCAGTGTGGACGAATACCTGCGCTTTCTGCAGCAAGGCGGCGGCAGCTGCTTGTTCAACAAGCCCAGCAAG CTGCTGGACCCACCCGAGTGCGGCAACGGACACGTGGAGCTGGGCGAGGAGTGCGACTGCGGCACGCTGGTG GAATGCGCCCGCGACGGGGCGAACTGCTGCAAGAAGTGCACGCTGACCCACAATGCCATGTGCAGCAACGGCCTGTGCTGCAGGGACTGCAAG TACGAGCTGAGAGGCGTGACGTGTCGCCAGGCCGTCAATGACTGTGACATCCCAGAAACCTGCGTAGGGGATTCCAGCCAG TGCCCTCACAACGTCCACAAACTGGACGGCTACACGTGCGAGGCCGGCCAG GGCCGCTGCTACGGAGGCCGCTGCAAGACCAGGGACAGCCAGTGCAGGAGCCTGTGGGGCTACG acGCTGCTGACAGGTTCTGCTACGAAAAGCTGAATTCCGAGGGCACGGAGAAAGGGAACTGCGGCCCGGCGCCCGGCGGCCACGGATGGATGCATTGTAACAAACA GGACGTTCTGTGCGGTCTGCTGCTGTGCACCAACGTGACCGAAAAGCCGAGCATGGGCGAGCTGCGGGGCAAACTGACCGGTTTGACCGTCCACCATCACAACAGATACCTGGACTGCAG GGGCGGTCACGCGGTGCTGGACGACGGCTCGGACCTGGGCTACGTGGAGGACGGAACGCCGTGCGGGCCCAACATGATGTGCCTGGAACGCCGCTGCCTTCCGGTGGCCGCCTTCAACGTCAGCGCCTGTCCCGGCTGGTCCGCCTCGCGCAGCTGCTCCCATCACGGC ACGTGCAGCAACGAGGTGAAGTGCATCTGCGATCGCGACTACACCGGGAAAGACTGCAGCGTGTTTGACCCCGTTCCCATTCCCACGCCGAACGAGGGCCCGGAAAAACATCAAG GTCCGAGCGGCACCAACATCATCATCGGCTCGGTGGCCGGCGCCATCCTCCTGGTGGCCATCGTCCTGGGAGGCACCGGATGGGGATTCAA AAACATCCGGAGAGGAAGGTACGACCCCGCCTTTGAGTCCTGA
- the LOC127603228 gene encoding disintegrin and metalloproteinase domain-containing protein 11-like isoform X3: MRALQTASTGHRVLSGWRPSAALRLPAASRSPPRRRPHHPVGQRRDYASTMRAVRCLLFAAVFARCSVTGLREGWQPPTKDLVQPKRLLQQIHSQGELLHSHLDTRVQNPSGAAQPVHLARSSFRVEAFGNSFILDLELNHHLLSTDYVERHFEEDGQPSQIKGGEHCYYHGRVRGLPRSWVAVSTCRGLWGMFSDGNVSYAIEPAATGEADHVVYRVPLADFLLFPPPASGVNGGRTGAGGGDAKRRDRDERPAPGAKEKLANGGGRAKRQARQGQRTVQTETKYIELMVVNDHQLFVQQRRSTSQTKNFAKAVVNMADAIYKDQLNTRIVLVAMETWSIENRISVGDDALLTLRDFMKYRRASVRERCDAAHLLSGRTFMSSRSEAAYIGGVCSLSRGGGINEFGAVGPMAITLCQSLGQNIGMLRSKDRPAAGDCRCPDPWLGCIMEDTGYYLPRKFSRCSVDEYLRFLQQGGGSCLFNKPSKLLDPPECGNGHVELGEECDCGTLVECARDGANCCKKCTLTHNAMCSNGLCCRDCKYELRGVTCRQAVNDCDIPETCVGDSSQCPHNVHKLDGYTCEAGQGRCYGGRCKTRDSQCRSLWGYGKEKAKSPICKSYFSFLTPTPDAADRFCYEKLNSEGTEKGNCGPAPGGHGWMHCNKQDVLCGLLLCTNVTEKPSMGELRGKLTGLTVHHHNRYLDCRGGHAVLDDGSDLGYVEDGTPCGPNMMCLERRCLPVAAFNVSACPGWSASRSCSHHGTCSNEVKCICDRDYTGKDCSVFDPVPIPTPNEGPEKHQGPSGTNIIIGSVAGAILLVAIVLGGTGWGFKNIRRGRSSRM, translated from the exons ATGCGAGCGCTCCAAACGGCGTCCACGGGGCACCGCGTTCTTTCGGGCTGGCGGCCGTCCGCCGCGCTCCGGTTACCCGCCGCCTCCCGCTCGCCCCCTCGACGGCGCCCGCACCACCCAGTAGGACAGCGGCGGGACTATGCGAGCACCATGCGGGCTGTGAGATGTCTGCTGTTCGCCGCGGTGTTTGCACGCTGTTCCGTGACGG GTCTGAGGGAGGGCTGGCAGCCCCCCACCAAAGATCTGGTGCAACCCAAGAGGCTCCTGCAGCAGATCCACTCCCAGGGCGAGCTTCTCCACAGCCACCTCGACACCCGTGTCCAGAACCCCTCTGGGGCGGCGCAG CCCGTGCACTTGGCCCGGAGCAGCTTCCGGGTGGAGGCCTTTGGCAACTCGTTTATCCTCGACCTGGAACTCAACCA TCATCTCCTGTCGACGGACTATGTGGAGAGACACTTTGAAGAGGACGGGCAGCCGTCCCAGATTAAG GGAGGAGAACACTGTTACTATCACGGGCGCGTGCGAGGGCTGCCCCGATCCTGGGTGGCTGTGTCCACCTGCCGCGGCCTGtg GGGGATGTTCTCCGACGGGAACGTCTCGTACGCTATCGAACCCGCGGCTACTGGCGAG GCGGACCACGTGGTGTATCGCGTGCCTCTCGCCGACTTCCTCCTGTTTCCGCCTCCAG CGAGCGGCGTGAACGGCGGGCGGACGGGCGCCGGTGGGGGAGACGCGAAGAGGCGGGACAGAGACGAGCGGCCTGCGCCGGGGGCAAAGGAGAAGCTCGCCAACGGCGGCGGACGAGCAAAACGACAA GCTCGTCAGGGTCAGCGCACCGTGCAGACGGAGACCAAATACATCGAGCTGATGGTCGTCAACGATCACCAACTG TTTGTCCAACAGCGTCGCTCGACCTCTCAGACCAAGAACTTCGCCAAGGCGGTGGTGAACATGGCCGACGCG ATCTACAAAGATCAGCTCAACACGCGCATCGTACTGGTCGCCATGGAAACCTGGTCCATTGAAAACCGCATCTCCGTGGGCGACGACGCCCTGCTCACCCTGCGCGACTTCATGAAGTACCGCCGGGCAAGCGTCCGCGAGCGCTGCGACGCCGCGCACCTCCTCTC CGGGAGGACCTTCATGAGCAGCCGCAGCGAGGCCGCCTACATCGGCGGAGTCTGCTCACTCAGCAGAGGCGGCGGCATCAACGAG TTTGGCGCCGTGGGTCCCATGGCCATCACGCTGTGCCAGAGTCTGGGCCAGAACATCGGAATGCTGAGGAGCAAGGACAGGCCTGCCGCAG GAGACTGCAGGTGTCCAGACCCTTGGTTAGGATGCATCATGGAGGACACCGG CTATTACCTGCCCAGGAAGTTCTCTCGCTGCAGTGTGGACGAATACCTGCGCTTTCTGCAGCAAGGCGGCGGCAGCTGCTTGTTCAACAAGCCCAGCAAG CTGCTGGACCCACCCGAGTGCGGCAACGGACACGTGGAGCTGGGCGAGGAGTGCGACTGCGGCACGCTGGTG GAATGCGCCCGCGACGGGGCGAACTGCTGCAAGAAGTGCACGCTGACCCACAATGCCATGTGCAGCAACGGCCTGTGCTGCAGGGACTGCAAG TACGAGCTGAGAGGCGTGACGTGTCGCCAGGCCGTCAATGACTGTGACATCCCAGAAACCTGCGTAGGGGATTCCAGCCAG TGCCCTCACAACGTCCACAAACTGGACGGCTACACGTGCGAGGCCGGCCAG GGCCGCTGCTACGGAGGCCGCTGCAAGACCAGGGACAGCCAGTGCAGGAGCCTGTGGGGCTACGGTAAGGAGAAGGCAAAGAGTCCAATTTGCAAGAGTTATTTTTCattcctcacccccaccccagacGCTGCTGACAGGTTCTGCTACGAAAAGCTGAATTCCGAGGGCACGGAGAAAGGGAACTGCGGCCCGGCGCCCGGCGGCCACGGATGGATGCATTGTAACAAACA GGACGTTCTGTGCGGTCTGCTGCTGTGCACCAACGTGACCGAAAAGCCGAGCATGGGCGAGCTGCGGGGCAAACTGACCGGTTTGACCGTCCACCATCACAACAGATACCTGGACTGCAG GGGCGGTCACGCGGTGCTGGACGACGGCTCGGACCTGGGCTACGTGGAGGACGGAACGCCGTGCGGGCCCAACATGATGTGCCTGGAACGCCGCTGCCTTCCGGTGGCCGCCTTCAACGTCAGCGCCTGTCCCGGCTGGTCCGCCTCGCGCAGCTGCTCCCATCACGGC ACGTGCAGCAACGAGGTGAAGTGCATCTGCGATCGCGACTACACCGGGAAAGACTGCAGCGTGTTTGACCCCGTTCCCATTCCCACGCCGAACGAGGGCCCGGAAAAACATCAAG GTCCGAGCGGCACCAACATCATCATCGGCTCGGTGGCCGGCGCCATCCTCCTGGTGGCCATCGTCCTGGGAGGCACCGGATGGGGATTCAA AAACATCCGGAGAGGAAG ATCTTCCCGAATGTGA
- the LOC127603228 gene encoding disintegrin and metalloproteinase domain-containing protein 11-like isoform X1 yields MRALQTASTGHRVLSGWRPSAALRLPAASRSPPRRRPHHPVGQRRDYASTMRAVRCLLFAAVFARCSVTGLREGWQPPTKDLVQPKRLLQQIHSQGELLHSHLDTRVQNPSGAAQPVHLARSSFRVEAFGNSFILDLELNHHLLSTDYVERHFEEDGQPSQIKGGEHCYYHGRVRGLPRSWVAVSTCRGLWGMFSDGNVSYAIEPAATGEADHVVYRVPLADFLLFPPPASGVNGGRTGAGGGDAKRRDRDERPAPGAKEKLANGGGRAKRQARQGQRTVQTETKYIELMVVNDHQLFVQQRRSTSQTKNFAKAVVNMADAIYKDQLNTRIVLVAMETWSIENRISVGDDALLTLRDFMKYRRASVRERCDAAHLLSGRTFMSSRSEAAYIGGVCSLSRGGGINEFGAVGPMAITLCQSLGQNIGMLRSKDRPAAGDCRCPDPWLGCIMEDTGYYLPRKFSRCSVDEYLRFLQQGGGSCLFNKPSKLLDPPECGNGHVELGEECDCGTLVECARDGANCCKKCTLTHNAMCSNGLCCRDCKYELRGVTCRQAVNDCDIPETCVGDSSQCPHNVHKLDGYTCEAGQGRCYGGRCKTRDSQCRSLWGYGKEKAKSPICKSYFSFLTPTPDAADRFCYEKLNSEGTEKGNCGPAPGGHGWMHCNKQDVLCGLLLCTNVTEKPSMGELRGKLTGLTVHHHNRYLDCRGGHAVLDDGSDLGYVEDGTPCGPNMMCLERRCLPVAAFNVSACPGWSASRSCSHHGTCSNEVKCICDRDYTGKDCSVFDPVPIPTPNEGPEKHQGPSGTNIIIGSVAGAILLVAIVLGGTGWGFKNIRRGRTFGGPVLPFRTAAGALFSFSFLLSSDDVIGPGCCRCPVLRTCRAETSSASPALRCNKQICGISGGFVAFLWSIGEMLPVITSGNPERIGDVFFPFMSRVTHVFNLFWFRKKNIFKVKVF; encoded by the exons ATGCGAGCGCTCCAAACGGCGTCCACGGGGCACCGCGTTCTTTCGGGCTGGCGGCCGTCCGCCGCGCTCCGGTTACCCGCCGCCTCCCGCTCGCCCCCTCGACGGCGCCCGCACCACCCAGTAGGACAGCGGCGGGACTATGCGAGCACCATGCGGGCTGTGAGATGTCTGCTGTTCGCCGCGGTGTTTGCACGCTGTTCCGTGACGG GTCTGAGGGAGGGCTGGCAGCCCCCCACCAAAGATCTGGTGCAACCCAAGAGGCTCCTGCAGCAGATCCACTCCCAGGGCGAGCTTCTCCACAGCCACCTCGACACCCGTGTCCAGAACCCCTCTGGGGCGGCGCAG CCCGTGCACTTGGCCCGGAGCAGCTTCCGGGTGGAGGCCTTTGGCAACTCGTTTATCCTCGACCTGGAACTCAACCA TCATCTCCTGTCGACGGACTATGTGGAGAGACACTTTGAAGAGGACGGGCAGCCGTCCCAGATTAAG GGAGGAGAACACTGTTACTATCACGGGCGCGTGCGAGGGCTGCCCCGATCCTGGGTGGCTGTGTCCACCTGCCGCGGCCTGtg GGGGATGTTCTCCGACGGGAACGTCTCGTACGCTATCGAACCCGCGGCTACTGGCGAG GCGGACCACGTGGTGTATCGCGTGCCTCTCGCCGACTTCCTCCTGTTTCCGCCTCCAG CGAGCGGCGTGAACGGCGGGCGGACGGGCGCCGGTGGGGGAGACGCGAAGAGGCGGGACAGAGACGAGCGGCCTGCGCCGGGGGCAAAGGAGAAGCTCGCCAACGGCGGCGGACGAGCAAAACGACAA GCTCGTCAGGGTCAGCGCACCGTGCAGACGGAGACCAAATACATCGAGCTGATGGTCGTCAACGATCACCAACTG TTTGTCCAACAGCGTCGCTCGACCTCTCAGACCAAGAACTTCGCCAAGGCGGTGGTGAACATGGCCGACGCG ATCTACAAAGATCAGCTCAACACGCGCATCGTACTGGTCGCCATGGAAACCTGGTCCATTGAAAACCGCATCTCCGTGGGCGACGACGCCCTGCTCACCCTGCGCGACTTCATGAAGTACCGCCGGGCAAGCGTCCGCGAGCGCTGCGACGCCGCGCACCTCCTCTC CGGGAGGACCTTCATGAGCAGCCGCAGCGAGGCCGCCTACATCGGCGGAGTCTGCTCACTCAGCAGAGGCGGCGGCATCAACGAG TTTGGCGCCGTGGGTCCCATGGCCATCACGCTGTGCCAGAGTCTGGGCCAGAACATCGGAATGCTGAGGAGCAAGGACAGGCCTGCCGCAG GAGACTGCAGGTGTCCAGACCCTTGGTTAGGATGCATCATGGAGGACACCGG CTATTACCTGCCCAGGAAGTTCTCTCGCTGCAGTGTGGACGAATACCTGCGCTTTCTGCAGCAAGGCGGCGGCAGCTGCTTGTTCAACAAGCCCAGCAAG CTGCTGGACCCACCCGAGTGCGGCAACGGACACGTGGAGCTGGGCGAGGAGTGCGACTGCGGCACGCTGGTG GAATGCGCCCGCGACGGGGCGAACTGCTGCAAGAAGTGCACGCTGACCCACAATGCCATGTGCAGCAACGGCCTGTGCTGCAGGGACTGCAAG TACGAGCTGAGAGGCGTGACGTGTCGCCAGGCCGTCAATGACTGTGACATCCCAGAAACCTGCGTAGGGGATTCCAGCCAG TGCCCTCACAACGTCCACAAACTGGACGGCTACACGTGCGAGGCCGGCCAG GGCCGCTGCTACGGAGGCCGCTGCAAGACCAGGGACAGCCAGTGCAGGAGCCTGTGGGGCTACGGTAAGGAGAAGGCAAAGAGTCCAATTTGCAAGAGTTATTTTTCattcctcacccccaccccagacGCTGCTGACAGGTTCTGCTACGAAAAGCTGAATTCCGAGGGCACGGAGAAAGGGAACTGCGGCCCGGCGCCCGGCGGCCACGGATGGATGCATTGTAACAAACA GGACGTTCTGTGCGGTCTGCTGCTGTGCACCAACGTGACCGAAAAGCCGAGCATGGGCGAGCTGCGGGGCAAACTGACCGGTTTGACCGTCCACCATCACAACAGATACCTGGACTGCAG GGGCGGTCACGCGGTGCTGGACGACGGCTCGGACCTGGGCTACGTGGAGGACGGAACGCCGTGCGGGCCCAACATGATGTGCCTGGAACGCCGCTGCCTTCCGGTGGCCGCCTTCAACGTCAGCGCCTGTCCCGGCTGGTCCGCCTCGCGCAGCTGCTCCCATCACGGC ACGTGCAGCAACGAGGTGAAGTGCATCTGCGATCGCGACTACACCGGGAAAGACTGCAGCGTGTTTGACCCCGTTCCCATTCCCACGCCGAACGAGGGCCCGGAAAAACATCAAG GTCCGAGCGGCACCAACATCATCATCGGCTCGGTGGCCGGCGCCATCCTCCTGGTGGCCATCGTCCTGGGAGGCACCGGATGGGGATTCAA AAACATCCGGAGAGGAAG GACATTTGGAGGCCCCGTCCTGCCtttcaggaccgctgcgggagccctcttttctttttcttttcttctttcaagCGATGATGTCATTGGGCCAGGCTGCTGTCGATGCCCGGTCCTCCGCACATGTCGCGCAGAGACCTCATCAGCCTCTCCTGCTCTCAGATGTAATAAGCAAATTTGTGGAATTTCGGGTGGCTTTGTCGCCTTCTTGTGGTCAATAGGAGAAATGCTGCCCGTGATAACTTCCGGGAATCCAGAACGGATaggagacgttttttttccatttatgtcTCGTGTTACTCATGTattcaatttattttggtttcggaaaaaaaacatatttaaagtCAAAGTGTTCTGA
- the LOC127603228 gene encoding disintegrin and metalloproteinase domain-containing protein 11-like isoform X2: MRALQTASTGHRVLSGWRPSAALRLPAASRSPPRRRPHHPVGQRRDYASTMRAVRCLLFAAVFARCSVTGLREGWQPPTKDLVQPKRLLQQIHSQGELLHSHLDTRVQNPSGAAQPVHLARSSFRVEAFGNSFILDLELNHHLLSTDYVERHFEEDGQPSQIKGGEHCYYHGRVRGLPRSWVAVSTCRGLWGMFSDGNVSYAIEPAATGEADHVVYRVPLADFLLFPPPASGVNGGRTGAGGGDAKRRDRDERPAPGAKEKLANGGGRAKRQARQGQRTVQTETKYIELMVVNDHQLFVQQRRSTSQTKNFAKAVVNMADAIYKDQLNTRIVLVAMETWSIENRISVGDDALLTLRDFMKYRRASVRERCDAAHLLSGRTFMSSRSEAAYIGGVCSLSRGGGINEFGAVGPMAITLCQSLGQNIGMLRSKDRPAAGDCRCPDPWLGCIMEDTGYYLPRKFSRCSVDEYLRFLQQGGGSCLFNKPSKLLDPPECGNGHVELGEECDCGTLVECARDGANCCKKCTLTHNAMCSNGLCCRDCKYELRGVTCRQAVNDCDIPETCVGDSSQCPHNVHKLDGYTCEAGQGRCYGGRCKTRDSQCRSLWGYDAADRFCYEKLNSEGTEKGNCGPAPGGHGWMHCNKQDVLCGLLLCTNVTEKPSMGELRGKLTGLTVHHHNRYLDCRGGHAVLDDGSDLGYVEDGTPCGPNMMCLERRCLPVAAFNVSACPGWSASRSCSHHGTCSNEVKCICDRDYTGKDCSVFDPVPIPTPNEGPEKHQGPSGTNIIIGSVAGAILLVAIVLGGTGWGFKNIRRGRTFGGPVLPFRTAAGALFSFSFLLSSDDVIGPGCCRCPVLRTCRAETSSASPALRCNKQICGISGGFVAFLWSIGEMLPVITSGNPERIGDVFFPFMSRVTHVFNLFWFRKKNIFKVKVF; the protein is encoded by the exons ATGCGAGCGCTCCAAACGGCGTCCACGGGGCACCGCGTTCTTTCGGGCTGGCGGCCGTCCGCCGCGCTCCGGTTACCCGCCGCCTCCCGCTCGCCCCCTCGACGGCGCCCGCACCACCCAGTAGGACAGCGGCGGGACTATGCGAGCACCATGCGGGCTGTGAGATGTCTGCTGTTCGCCGCGGTGTTTGCACGCTGTTCCGTGACGG GTCTGAGGGAGGGCTGGCAGCCCCCCACCAAAGATCTGGTGCAACCCAAGAGGCTCCTGCAGCAGATCCACTCCCAGGGCGAGCTTCTCCACAGCCACCTCGACACCCGTGTCCAGAACCCCTCTGGGGCGGCGCAG CCCGTGCACTTGGCCCGGAGCAGCTTCCGGGTGGAGGCCTTTGGCAACTCGTTTATCCTCGACCTGGAACTCAACCA TCATCTCCTGTCGACGGACTATGTGGAGAGACACTTTGAAGAGGACGGGCAGCCGTCCCAGATTAAG GGAGGAGAACACTGTTACTATCACGGGCGCGTGCGAGGGCTGCCCCGATCCTGGGTGGCTGTGTCCACCTGCCGCGGCCTGtg GGGGATGTTCTCCGACGGGAACGTCTCGTACGCTATCGAACCCGCGGCTACTGGCGAG GCGGACCACGTGGTGTATCGCGTGCCTCTCGCCGACTTCCTCCTGTTTCCGCCTCCAG CGAGCGGCGTGAACGGCGGGCGGACGGGCGCCGGTGGGGGAGACGCGAAGAGGCGGGACAGAGACGAGCGGCCTGCGCCGGGGGCAAAGGAGAAGCTCGCCAACGGCGGCGGACGAGCAAAACGACAA GCTCGTCAGGGTCAGCGCACCGTGCAGACGGAGACCAAATACATCGAGCTGATGGTCGTCAACGATCACCAACTG TTTGTCCAACAGCGTCGCTCGACCTCTCAGACCAAGAACTTCGCCAAGGCGGTGGTGAACATGGCCGACGCG ATCTACAAAGATCAGCTCAACACGCGCATCGTACTGGTCGCCATGGAAACCTGGTCCATTGAAAACCGCATCTCCGTGGGCGACGACGCCCTGCTCACCCTGCGCGACTTCATGAAGTACCGCCGGGCAAGCGTCCGCGAGCGCTGCGACGCCGCGCACCTCCTCTC CGGGAGGACCTTCATGAGCAGCCGCAGCGAGGCCGCCTACATCGGCGGAGTCTGCTCACTCAGCAGAGGCGGCGGCATCAACGAG TTTGGCGCCGTGGGTCCCATGGCCATCACGCTGTGCCAGAGTCTGGGCCAGAACATCGGAATGCTGAGGAGCAAGGACAGGCCTGCCGCAG GAGACTGCAGGTGTCCAGACCCTTGGTTAGGATGCATCATGGAGGACACCGG CTATTACCTGCCCAGGAAGTTCTCTCGCTGCAGTGTGGACGAATACCTGCGCTTTCTGCAGCAAGGCGGCGGCAGCTGCTTGTTCAACAAGCCCAGCAAG CTGCTGGACCCACCCGAGTGCGGCAACGGACACGTGGAGCTGGGCGAGGAGTGCGACTGCGGCACGCTGGTG GAATGCGCCCGCGACGGGGCGAACTGCTGCAAGAAGTGCACGCTGACCCACAATGCCATGTGCAGCAACGGCCTGTGCTGCAGGGACTGCAAG TACGAGCTGAGAGGCGTGACGTGTCGCCAGGCCGTCAATGACTGTGACATCCCAGAAACCTGCGTAGGGGATTCCAGCCAG TGCCCTCACAACGTCCACAAACTGGACGGCTACACGTGCGAGGCCGGCCAG GGCCGCTGCTACGGAGGCCGCTGCAAGACCAGGGACAGCCAGTGCAGGAGCCTGTGGGGCTACG acGCTGCTGACAGGTTCTGCTACGAAAAGCTGAATTCCGAGGGCACGGAGAAAGGGAACTGCGGCCCGGCGCCCGGCGGCCACGGATGGATGCATTGTAACAAACA GGACGTTCTGTGCGGTCTGCTGCTGTGCACCAACGTGACCGAAAAGCCGAGCATGGGCGAGCTGCGGGGCAAACTGACCGGTTTGACCGTCCACCATCACAACAGATACCTGGACTGCAG GGGCGGTCACGCGGTGCTGGACGACGGCTCGGACCTGGGCTACGTGGAGGACGGAACGCCGTGCGGGCCCAACATGATGTGCCTGGAACGCCGCTGCCTTCCGGTGGCCGCCTTCAACGTCAGCGCCTGTCCCGGCTGGTCCGCCTCGCGCAGCTGCTCCCATCACGGC ACGTGCAGCAACGAGGTGAAGTGCATCTGCGATCGCGACTACACCGGGAAAGACTGCAGCGTGTTTGACCCCGTTCCCATTCCCACGCCGAACGAGGGCCCGGAAAAACATCAAG GTCCGAGCGGCACCAACATCATCATCGGCTCGGTGGCCGGCGCCATCCTCCTGGTGGCCATCGTCCTGGGAGGCACCGGATGGGGATTCAA AAACATCCGGAGAGGAAG GACATTTGGAGGCCCCGTCCTGCCtttcaggaccgctgcgggagccctcttttctttttcttttcttctttcaagCGATGATGTCATTGGGCCAGGCTGCTGTCGATGCCCGGTCCTCCGCACATGTCGCGCAGAGACCTCATCAGCCTCTCCTGCTCTCAGATGTAATAAGCAAATTTGTGGAATTTCGGGTGGCTTTGTCGCCTTCTTGTGGTCAATAGGAGAAATGCTGCCCGTGATAACTTCCGGGAATCCAGAACGGATaggagacgttttttttccatttatgtcTCGTGTTACTCATGTattcaatttattttggtttcggaaaaaaaacatatttaaagtCAAAGTGTTCTGA